The proteins below are encoded in one region of Phaseolus vulgaris cultivar G19833 chromosome 1, P. vulgaris v2.0, whole genome shotgun sequence:
- the LOC137816199 gene encoding ammonium transporter 1 member 2-like yields the protein MAAYTCSATELHPLLGGGANATAAAEYICGRFEAISNKLVDTTYAVDSTFLLFSAYLVFAMQLGFAMLCAGSVRAKNTMNIMLTNVLDAATGGIFFYVFGFAFAFGTPSNGFIGKHFFGLEKFPSSSFDYGYFLFQWAFAIAAAGITSGSIAERTQFVAYLIYSSVLTGLVYPVVAHWFWCSDGWGSAARGEGLLFGSGVIDFAGSGVVHLVGAVAGFWGALIEGPRIGRFDHNGKAVPMKGHSGTLVVLGTFLLWFGWYGFNPGSFLNILKAYGESGSYYGQWSAVGRTAVTTTLAGCSAALTTLFAKRLQTGHWNVTDVCNGLLGGFAAITGGCAVVDPWAAIICGFVAAWVLIGFNLLAEKLKYDDPLEAAQLHGGCGTWGIIFTALFAKKEYVNEVYPGLANRPYGLFMGGGGRLLAAHVVQILSIIGWVSVTIGAVFFMLFKLELLRTSHDEEMAGLDLTSHGGMAYEYHEKDERKPVFEVTV from the coding sequence ATGGCTGCTTACACTTGTTCTGCCACCGAGCTCCACCCTCTTCTTGGCGGCGGCGCCAACGCCACCGCCGCCGCAGAATACATCTGCGGCCGTTTTGAGGCTATTTCAAACAAGCTTGTGGACACCACTTATGCTGTTGACAGcacttttcttctcttctctgcTTATCTTGTATTCGCCATGCAACTTGGCTTTGCCATGCTTTGTGCTGGTTCTGTACGTGCCAAGAACACCATGAACATCATGCTGACGAATGTCCTGGATGCCGCCACCGGTGGCATCTTCTTCTACGTGTTTGGCTTTGCCTTTGCTTTTGGCACCCCTTCCAATGGCTTCATTGGGAAACACTTCTTTGGCCTTGAGAAGTTTCCGTCGTCGAGTTTTGACtatggttactttctctttcaATGGGCTTTTGCCATTGCTGCTGCGGGGATTACAAGTGGTTCCATCGCGGAGAGAACACAGTTTGTGGCTTATTTGATTTACTCGTCGGTTCTGACTGGTTTGGTGTACCCTGTTGTGGCGCATTGGTTTTGGTGTTCTGATGGGTGGGGCAGTGCTGCTAGAGGGGAGGGTTTGTTGTTTGGATCTGGGGTTATTGATTTTGCTGGCTCTGGTGTCGTTCATTTGGTTGGTGCTGTTGCTGGCTTTTGGGGTGCTTTGATTGAAGGCCCTAGAATTGGAAGGTTTGATCATAATGGGAAGGCTGTGCCAATGAAAGGACACAGTGGAACGTTGGTTGTTTTGGGGACGTTTTTGTTGTGGTTTGGTTGGTATGGTTTCAACCCTGGTTCGTTTCTGAATATTTTGAAGGCTTATGGAGAGAGTGGTTCTTATTATGGGCAATGGAGTGCTGTTGGGAGGACTGCAGTGACCACAACTCTTGCTGGATGTTCAGCAGCACTGACAACACTCTTTGCGAAACGTCTTCAAACGGGGCATTGGAATGTCACTGATGTGTGCAATGGTTTGCTTGGAGGGTTTGCTGCTATTACTGGAGGGTGTGCAGTGGTGGATCCTTGGGCTGCAATCATATGTGGGTTTGTGGCTGCTTGGGTGCTCATTGGTTTCAACTTGCTTGCTGAGAAGTTGAAGTATGATGATCCTCTTGAGGCTGCGCAACTTCATGGTGGGTGTGGCACATGGGGGATTATCTTCACTGCTTTGTTTGCTAAGAAGGAGTATGTAAATGAGGTTTATCCAGGGCTAGCAAATAGGCCTTATGGGTTGTTCATGGGAGGGGGTGGAAGGTTGTTGGCTGCACATGTTGTTCAGATTTTGTCCATCATTGGTTGGGTGAGCGTCACAATAGGAGCAGTGTTCTTTATGCTGTTTAAACTGGAATTGCTGAGGACATCACACGATGAGGAGATGGCGGGGTTGGATTTAACCAGCCATGGAGGAATGGCATATGAGTATCACGAAAAGGATGAAAGGAAACCGGTATTTGAAGTAACTGTTTGA